A stretch of Cryptosporangium aurantiacum DNA encodes these proteins:
- a CDS encoding zf-HC2 domain-containing protein, with protein MSEIRCRELVGAYAVGALEPPEAAMLADHLLTCTRCRHELDEAEQTAAALAAVPPEAFINEPADPNDALMMRTLHAIRLEAATTSQAATPPPQLRSVRGNERPAATPAPDAGFPGWSGRTARSHRARPRASSASAQRRHLAWAGAAAAAVLVLGGGVLLGSNLSDSDDGGKTRTAPVAERTAEATGEPTPTLGEVTYPLESDVTTGGAQLSVMVTEVDGGFLRLDLEGTDLPPGIEVEVTAATSLGDPVVGDRRLKVNGSGVLDDSVNLKPSADGGRLAAVSIRTPAGATLVTAVQ; from the coding sequence ATGAGCGAAATACGCTGCCGCGAACTCGTCGGCGCATACGCGGTCGGGGCGCTCGAACCGCCCGAGGCGGCGATGCTCGCCGACCACCTGCTGACCTGCACCCGGTGCCGCCACGAGTTGGACGAAGCCGAGCAGACCGCCGCCGCGCTGGCCGCCGTGCCGCCGGAGGCGTTCATCAACGAGCCCGCCGACCCGAACGACGCGCTGATGATGCGGACGCTGCACGCGATCCGTCTCGAAGCCGCAACCACGAGCCAGGCCGCTACTCCGCCGCCGCAGCTGCGGTCCGTGCGGGGGAACGAACGTCCGGCCGCTACCCCGGCACCGGACGCCGGCTTCCCGGGCTGGTCCGGGCGGACGGCACGGTCCCACCGCGCGCGTCCGCGGGCGTCCAGCGCCAGCGCACAGCGTCGTCACCTGGCGTGGGCCGGAGCGGCTGCGGCCGCGGTACTGGTCCTCGGCGGTGGGGTGCTGCTCGGGTCGAACCTGTCCGACTCCGACGACGGCGGGAAAACCCGTACCGCGCCGGTGGCCGAGCGAACCGCGGAAGCGACCGGCGAACCCACGCCGACCCTCGGCGAGGTGACCTACCCCCTCGAGAGCGACGTCACCACCGGTGGCGCCCAGCTGAGTGTCATGGTCACCGAGGTGGACGGCGGCTTCTTGCGCCTGGATCTCGAAGGCACCGACCTGCCGCCGGGCATCGAGGTCGAGGTCACCGCGGCGACCAGCCTGGGTGACCCGGTCGTCGGCGATCGGCGCTTGAAGGTCAACGGGTCCGGAGTCCTCGACGACTCGGTGAACCTGAAGCCGTCGGCCGACGGAGGCCGGTTGGCCGCGGTGTCGATCCGGACGCCTGCCGGCGCAACGCTGGTGACCGCAGTTCAATAA
- a CDS encoding sigma-70 family RNA polymerase sigma factor has product MPPAQGEELIRQIYVEHGRALLAYATRLTGDAAAAEDVVQETLVRAWKHSEALSDGSRSVRGWLLTVARNIVTDRARARRARPTEVAENPATPPMERDHSDGVVDTMVVLDGLGALSTEHRRVLIEVYYRGRTTAEAAEVLGVPAGTVKSRTYYALRALRAALGDVVGVTR; this is encoded by the coding sequence CTGCCACCCGCCCAGGGTGAGGAGCTGATCCGGCAGATCTACGTGGAGCACGGCCGTGCGCTGCTGGCGTACGCGACCCGGCTCACCGGCGACGCCGCCGCGGCCGAGGACGTCGTCCAGGAGACGCTCGTCCGGGCGTGGAAACACAGTGAAGCGCTTTCTGACGGATCCCGGTCAGTCCGGGGCTGGTTGCTGACGGTCGCGAGGAACATCGTGACCGACCGGGCACGAGCTCGCCGGGCTCGCCCCACCGAGGTCGCGGAGAACCCCGCGACCCCGCCGATGGAACGGGACCACTCCGACGGGGTGGTCGACACGATGGTGGTGCTCGACGGGCTAGGAGCCTTGTCGACCGAGCACCGACGAGTACTGATCGAGGTTTATTACCGTGGACGGACGACTGCCGAGGCTGCCGAGGTGCTCGGCGTGCCAGCCGGCACCGTCAAGTCACGGACGTACTACGCGCTGCGAGCTCTCAGAGCGGCGCTGGGGGATGTGGTCGGGGTGACACGATGA